In Kordiimonas pumila, a single genomic region encodes these proteins:
- the secB gene encoding protein-export chaperone SecB translates to MAENEITNDQTPVGGPAPEGAQGPQVGVLAQYVRDLSFENPNAPASLQALAATKPAIDVNVNVGVRKINDEVYEVELKITAKATYKDNEDKDNVAFVVELSYGSLFGVRNVPEEALKPFLLVQAPTLMFPFARRIVADASRDGGFPPLLLEPISFEGLYRAQQQQEAQAANDSETPTTVN, encoded by the coding sequence ATGGCTGAAAATGAAATCACCAATGACCAAACACCAGTAGGCGGCCCAGCACCAGAGGGTGCCCAAGGTCCACAAGTGGGCGTTTTGGCACAGTATGTTCGCGATCTTTCTTTCGAGAACCCAAATGCACCAGCAAGCTTGCAAGCCTTGGCTGCAACAAAACCTGCTATCGACGTTAACGTGAACGTAGGCGTTCGCAAAATAAACGACGAAGTGTATGAAGTTGAGCTGAAAATTACAGCCAAAGCGACTTACAAAGACAATGAAGACAAAGACAATGTGGCTTTTGTTGTTGAACTTTCTTATGGCTCGCTCTTTGGTGTTCGCAATGTACCAGAAGAGGCTCTGAAGCCATTCCTGCTGGTTCAGGCCCCAACACTGATGTTCCCGTTTGCGCGTCGTATCGTGGCAGATGCCTCTCGCGATGGTGGCTTCCCGCCGCTACTGCTTGAGCCAATCAGCTTTGAAGGCCTGTACCGTGCACAGCAACAGCAAGAAGCACAAGCGGCCAACGATTCAGAAACACCAACAACAGTAAACTAA
- a CDS encoding helix-turn-helix domain-containing protein has translation MTPFGAKLRDLRAKKGVTQAQMAAELDVSPAYLSALEHGKRGAPSWAFIQKIIQYFELIWDDAEGLKDLAHMSKPKVTIDTSGMDPRATYAANLLALSLGRMDSDALDELLSLVKR, from the coding sequence ATGACACCATTTGGCGCAAAACTGCGTGACCTACGGGCAAAAAAAGGGGTTACTCAAGCGCAAATGGCAGCAGAGCTTGATGTGTCGCCCGCATACCTTTCGGCGCTTGAACACGGAAAGCGCGGCGCGCCTTCGTGGGCTTTTATTCAGAAAATCATCCAGTATTTTGAGCTGATATGGGATGATGCCGAAGGCCTCAAAGATTTGGCCCACATGTCAAAACCCAAGGTAACAATCGATACATCGGGCATGGATCCGCGCGCAACCTATGCCGCAAATTTGCTGGCTTTGTCGCTTGGCCGCATGGACAGCGATGCGCTCGATGAACTGCTGTCGCTTGTAAAGCGCTAA
- a CDS encoding Smr/MutS family protein, whose product MSSKKAPPPSLKPADRKLWEQVTETVHPLKGRPDGKPLPARRRVERLDEGHSLPSEWHSVPAPAPDSWIDRRTRRQISVGAKNIDRSIDLHGMTQDQAYTKLVALVHAAIKRGDKLLLVVTGKGGKRFSQLNPDTPAAYRRREDFEQMGGVLKRVVPAWLEGSDLKPFIQSYGPAAQEHGGEGALYIMLRKRLPGSRKTEGKP is encoded by the coding sequence GTGAGCAGTAAAAAGGCGCCGCCGCCAAGCTTGAAACCCGCAGACAGGAAATTATGGGAACAGGTTACAGAGACGGTGCACCCCCTAAAGGGTCGGCCTGACGGTAAACCGTTACCGGCGCGGCGCAGGGTAGAGCGGCTGGATGAAGGCCATTCTCTACCGTCCGAATGGCACAGTGTGCCGGCACCTGCGCCAGATAGCTGGATAGACAGGCGCACCCGCCGCCAGATCAGTGTTGGCGCCAAAAATATAGACCGCTCTATTGATTTGCACGGCATGACACAGGACCAAGCCTATACAAAGCTGGTGGCACTTGTGCATGCAGCTATTAAGCGCGGTGACAAGCTGCTGCTGGTGGTAACAGGCAAGGGCGGCAAGCGGTTTTCGCAGTTAAACCCAGACACACCCGCCGCTTATCGCAGGCGAGAAGATTTTGAACAAATGGGCGGTGTTCTAAAACGTGTGGTGCCCGCGTGGCTTGAAGGCTCTGATTTGAAACCCTTTATTCAATCATACGGGCCAGCGGCGCAGGAGCACGGCGGCGAAGGTGCCCTTTATATCATGCTACGAAAACGGTTACCGGGCAGCAGAAAGACCGAGGGAAAACCATGA
- a CDS encoding DJ-1/PfpI family protein, with product MTLQIGFLLYPRFTQLDLTGPFEVFARMPGAKVHLIWKNTDPVEADSGLKITPTLTFEDCPKLDVLCVPGGPGQAAVSADSETIEFLKATAADCQYVTSVCTGALVLGAAGLLDGYKATTHWAATSALAQYGALYTPGRVVVDRNRITGGGVSAGIDFGFVVVAALAGEQVAKAIQLYIEYNPAPPFNCGHPDTADPETMALVVKWRTTSMEKRQELIRDAASKM from the coding sequence ATGACATTACAGATAGGTTTTCTTTTATATCCCCGCTTTACCCAGCTTGATCTTACTGGCCCCTTCGAGGTTTTTGCCCGCATGCCAGGTGCCAAGGTGCATCTTATTTGGAAAAATACAGACCCGGTTGAGGCAGATTCAGGCCTTAAAATTACACCAACACTGACCTTTGAGGATTGCCCGAAGCTTGATGTGCTGTGTGTTCCCGGTGGTCCGGGGCAGGCTGCGGTGAGTGCAGACAGTGAAACAATTGAATTTTTAAAAGCAACGGCGGCTGACTGCCAGTATGTAACCTCGGTTTGCACGGGCGCCTTGGTTTTAGGTGCGGCAGGCTTGCTTGATGGCTATAAGGCCACAACCCACTGGGCCGCAACATCAGCGCTTGCGCAGTACGGTGCTCTCTATACGCCCGGGCGTGTTGTGGTTGACCGTAACCGCATCACCGGCGGCGGTGTTTCTGCAGGGATTGATTTTGGCTTTGTGGTGGTTGCGGCACTTGCCGGCGAGCAGGTTGCAAAAGCAATTCAGCTTTATATTGAATATAACCCGGCGCCGCCTTTCAACTGCGGTCACCCAGATACAGCAGACCCTGAAACCATGGCACTGGTGGTAAAGTGGCGTACAACCAGCATGGAAAAACGTCAGGAACTTATCAGGGATGCAGCATCAAAAATGTAA
- a CDS encoding GlxA family transcriptional regulator, with protein MEKHVVIVAYDGCQILDVTGPMQVFASANELYEKPVYKLTVASPEGTTVLASCGLPVGTVPISKVAPDTIDSLLVVGGHNVAYAATHTALQAWVKEASKTARRMCSVCTGAFILAAAGLTNNKRVTTHWRQAGELQQQFPSTHVNADAIYSRDGNLWSSAGVTAGIDMALALVEEDLDHQAAMQIARRLVVYALRPGNQSQFSNLLSAQTKAGSFFSELLQWLGENLHTAISVEQMAEKAGMSARSFHRRFVAETRMTPAKFLERIRVDYARKLLEETDQPLKAIAVKAGFGSDIVLIQAFERQMGMSPSHYRHLHGAKKTVHY; from the coding sequence ATGGAAAAGCATGTTGTTATTGTTGCCTATGATGGCTGTCAGATTCTGGATGTCACCGGGCCTATGCAGGTTTTTGCTTCCGCCAATGAGCTTTACGAAAAACCAGTGTATAAACTGACGGTAGCAAGCCCAGAAGGGACGACCGTTTTAGCCTCTTGCGGGCTGCCGGTGGGTACCGTTCCCATTAGCAAGGTTGCCCCAGACACCATTGACAGCCTTCTTGTTGTTGGCGGGCATAATGTGGCCTATGCTGCAACACACACTGCCCTGCAAGCATGGGTTAAGGAAGCCAGTAAAACTGCCCGCAGAATGTGCTCTGTCTGTACGGGCGCTTTTATTTTGGCAGCCGCAGGCCTGACAAACAATAAGCGGGTTACAACCCACTGGCGACAGGCAGGCGAGCTGCAACAGCAGTTCCCTTCAACACATGTAAATGCGGATGCTATCTATAGCCGTGACGGTAACCTCTGGTCATCCGCCGGGGTAACAGCAGGTATCGACATGGCCCTTGCTCTTGTGGAAGAAGATCTGGACCATCAGGCAGCTATGCAAATCGCGCGGCGGCTTGTTGTCTACGCACTGCGGCCCGGTAACCAATCACAGTTCAGCAACCTCCTTAGCGCCCAAACAAAAGCAGGTAGTTTTTTCTCGGAGCTTCTACAGTGGCTTGGGGAAAACCTGCACACCGCCATCAGTGTAGAGCAAATGGCCGAAAAAGCCGGAATGAGCGCCCGCAGTTTCCACCGGCGCTTTGTAGCGGAAACCCGCATGACGCCCGCCAAGTTCCTTGAACGAATCCGTGTTGATTATGCCAGAAAACTGCTGGAGGAAACAGACCAGCCCTTAAAGGCTATCGCTGTAAAAGCCGGTTTCGGCTCAGATATTGTTCTTATTCAGGCCTTTGAACGACAGATGGGCATGTCGCCTTCGCACTACCGCCACCTGCACGGTGCAAAAAAGACTGTCCACTACTAG
- a CDS encoding FxsA family protein — translation MGWIILLIFIGLPVMELSVLIDVGDEIGAFSTILLCLLTAAIGLSLVRLQGLIVLRNMQAAQQKGEPIGPSLIHGFFLLLAGICLFIPGFVTDFLGALLLIPPVRLFLGKAGLAHTIVRRTYKEGGSTVIIDGEFQETDNTPPFRDTLRQNTPKTPKNDPEN, via the coding sequence ATGGGTTGGATTATACTGTTAATATTTATCGGATTGCCCGTAATGGAGCTTTCGGTTTTAATTGATGTTGGCGATGAAATTGGCGCTTTCAGTACCATTTTACTGTGCCTTTTAACGGCTGCTATCGGCCTGTCTCTTGTTCGGCTGCAAGGACTTATTGTTCTTAGGAACATGCAGGCAGCCCAACAAAAAGGCGAGCCTATTGGCCCCTCTCTTATCCATGGGTTTTTCTTGCTGCTTGCTGGTATTTGTCTCTTTATTCCCGGTTTTGTAACAGATTTTTTAGGTGCTTTACTCTTGATACCGCCGGTTCGGCTGTTTCTTGGCAAAGCAGGCCTTGCCCATACAATTGTACGGCGTACATACAAGGAGGGTGGGTCTACTGTTATTATTGACGGCGAATTTCAGGAAACAGATAATACTCCCCCATTTCGTGATACATTACGCCAAAATACACCTAAAACCCCAAAAAATGACCCTGAAAATTAG
- a CDS encoding Tim44/TimA family putative adaptor protein, whose product MYIDIIIIAMIAGFIILRLRSELGKKTGNEPLPPAAGRGPVIDGYSEKVDAPHTEHAVLDMESNQELRDFYKDIRKYDSHFDPVAFKEGATNAYGMILEAFWAGDKDTLKGLLDDSVYEQFSNAIDERAKNELTLENRLLDISNAKIASGHMAGNIAELTLQFTAEIVAVTRDRDGKVVDGDVSDASELNDMWTFARNIRSDDPAWMLVATRTG is encoded by the coding sequence ATGTATATAGACATTATAATAATTGCCATGATTGCAGGTTTCATCATTTTGCGCCTGCGCTCTGAACTGGGTAAAAAAACCGGGAATGAGCCATTGCCACCAGCGGCTGGTCGCGGCCCTGTGATTGACGGTTACAGTGAAAAAGTAGATGCCCCGCATACAGAACATGCGGTTCTGGATATGGAAAGCAACCAAGAGCTTCGCGACTTTTATAAAGATATCAGAAAGTACGATAGCCACTTTGACCCTGTTGCCTTCAAAGAGGGCGCCACAAACGCTTATGGTATGATACTGGAAGCGTTTTGGGCTGGGGATAAAGACACGCTCAAAGGCCTGTTGGACGATTCTGTATATGAACAATTTAGCAATGCCATTGACGAGCGCGCTAAAAATGAGCTGACACTTGAAAACAGGCTGCTTGATATATCGAACGCTAAAATAGCATCCGGCCATATGGCAGGCAATATTGCGGAGCTCACATTGCAGTTTACAGCAGAAATTGTTGCTGTAACACGTGACCGTGACGGTAAGGTGGTGGACGGTGATGTGAGTGATGCTTCAGAGCTGAACGACATGTGGACCTTTGCACGCAACATCCGGTCTGATGATCCGGCGTGGATGCTTGTTGCAACCCGTACAGGCTAA
- the mltA gene encoding murein transglycosylase A, whose product MRRFFPVIAGVLALIVVSALLSYFLLKEKKTGLEFALASYADLPGWHTDNMGEAQKALLRSCDKIKAMPEGKALPGAAIGGVYKDWLPACAAIKAAAPDTLADVIEDFFLPLAVSVGGNDTGVFTGYYEALLHGSMTPSEQYTIPLYTRPPELVMVDLGKFRPSLAGQRIAGSVQNGQLVPYPDRKGIMDGALDGRGLEVLWVDSAVDAYFLHVQGSGRVLMDDGRLLSVGYAAQNGHANRLIGRHLLETGAIKKENMSGQAIRDWLAKHPEEVNAVLKTDPSFVFFRMLEAGDGPYGSAAVVLTPAHSLAVDRRFMPLHAPVWLSASHPDPQDPSNNTVPFNQLLVAQDTGGAISGEIRGDVFWGFGSEAEEIAGRMANKGRYWLLLPKDLALKAAGDEG is encoded by the coding sequence ATGCGACGCTTCTTTCCTGTCATAGCTGGTGTGCTGGCGCTGATTGTAGTGTCAGCGCTGCTTTCCTATTTTTTATTGAAGGAAAAAAAGACCGGGCTTGAGTTTGCTTTGGCGTCATATGCTGATTTACCCGGCTGGCATACAGATAATATGGGCGAAGCCCAGAAAGCGCTCCTGAGAAGCTGCGATAAAATCAAGGCAATGCCGGAAGGCAAAGCTTTGCCCGGTGCTGCTATCGGCGGTGTATATAAAGACTGGTTGCCCGCCTGTGCGGCGATTAAGGCCGCAGCACCAGACACGCTTGCAGATGTGATCGAAGATTTTTTCCTGCCGCTTGCCGTTTCAGTAGGCGGCAATGATACGGGTGTTTTTACCGGGTATTATGAAGCACTTTTACATGGCAGCATGACCCCTAGCGAACAGTATACTATTCCGCTTTATACACGCCCGCCCGAACTGGTGATGGTTGATCTGGGCAAATTTAGGCCAAGTTTGGCGGGACAGCGCATTGCAGGCAGTGTTCAAAATGGCCAGCTTGTTCCCTACCCAGACCGTAAAGGCATTATGGACGGTGCGCTGGATGGGCGCGGGCTTGAGGTTCTGTGGGTTGACAGTGCGGTCGATGCTTATTTCCTGCATGTGCAGGGCTCTGGCCGGGTACTTATGGATGATGGCAGGCTTTTAAGTGTGGGCTATGCGGCGCAAAACGGCCATGCCAACCGCCTTATTGGCCGCCATTTACTTGAAACCGGTGCCATAAAGAAGGAAAATATGTCGGGTCAGGCGATCAGAGACTGGCTGGCTAAGCACCCTGAAGAAGTGAACGCGGTTCTTAAAACCGATCCATCTTTTGTATTTTTCCGCATGTTAGAGGCGGGTGACGGCCCTTACGGGTCAGCGGCTGTTGTCTTAACCCCCGCCCATTCGCTTGCTGTTGACCGCCGTTTCATGCCGCTTCATGCGCCTGTGTGGTTATCAGCCAGCCACCCAGACCCACAAGATCCGTCGAATAATACGGTTCCCTTTAACCAGCTTCTTGTGGCCCAAGACACCGGCGGTGCTATCAGCGGTGAAATTCGGGGTGATGTATTCTGGGGTTTTGGGTCTGAGGCAGAAGAAATTGCAGGCCGTATGGCAAACAAGGGCCGTTACTGGCTGTTGTTACCGAAAGATCTAGCCCTGAAAGCTGCCGGAGACGAGGGGTGA
- a CDS encoding LysR family transcriptional regulator — MDNRAGEMAVFVAAVENGGFSAAGRKLGMSPSAISKLVMRTEDRLGTPLLVRSTRNLQLTPEGALYMESARRILAQIEDAERLISTGKTAVPRGKLRVSTTVAFGERCLLPLVPKFLELYPKIELDISLIDSVIDLIDERTDIAVRSGPLRNSSLMARKLMEGGRVIVASPAYLEAHGTPQTPAALHNHNCLQFNFRRSMDEWPFRDPATGNTFSLPVPGTVFANNGIILNQLCRKDLGLVRLGRFHVEDDIKAGRLVPVLENYNPDDKEIIHAVYVGHEHLALRIRAFIDFLVDNIKYP, encoded by the coding sequence ATGGATAACCGTGCTGGCGAGATGGCTGTGTTTGTTGCAGCAGTAGAAAATGGCGGTTTTTCTGCTGCTGGGCGCAAGCTTGGCATGTCTCCTTCCGCTATCAGTAAACTGGTCATGCGAACAGAAGACAGATTAGGCACCCCGCTTCTTGTGCGCTCTACCCGAAATCTGCAACTCACCCCCGAAGGAGCACTTTATATGGAGAGTGCACGCCGCATACTAGCGCAAATAGAGGATGCCGAACGCCTAATTTCAACCGGTAAAACGGCGGTACCGCGCGGAAAACTGCGGGTTAGCACAACAGTGGCTTTTGGCGAACGCTGCCTTTTGCCTCTGGTGCCCAAGTTTCTTGAGCTTTATCCGAAGATTGAATTGGATATCTCGTTAATCGACAGTGTTATTGATCTGATCGATGAACGTACAGATATTGCCGTTAGGTCTGGCCCCCTGCGAAACTCATCTTTGATGGCGCGTAAACTTATGGAGGGTGGCAGGGTCATTGTCGCATCACCCGCCTATCTTGAGGCACACGGCACCCCGCAAACACCCGCCGCGCTTCATAATCATAACTGCCTGCAATTCAATTTCCGGCGCAGCATGGATGAATGGCCTTTCCGGGATCCTGCAACTGGTAATACCTTCAGCCTGCCTGTACCGGGTACTGTATTTGCAAACAACGGTATTATTCTGAACCAGCTATGCCGCAAAGATCTGGGGCTTGTAAGGCTTGGCCGGTTCCATGTGGAAGATGATATAAAGGCCGGGCGGCTAGTCCCTGTTCTGGAAAACTACAATCCAGATGATAAAGAGATTATCCATGCTGTTTATGTTGGGCATGAACACCTTGCACTGCGTATCCGGGCCTTTATTGACTTTCTGGTAGACAACATAAAATACCCATAA
- a CDS encoding TrkH family potassium uptake protein, producing MKSTVSFRPLFHVLGILLVVLAGTMMIPATVEAYMTGTVPLEFLFSAAITGVLGVLFILAMRDNKSFSLDLKQAFLLTALSWVILPVFAALPLMGLGLETDAGLSYTDAVFETVSGLTTTGSTVITGLDQLLPGLLLWRSLLNWVGGIGIIVMAIILLPFLRIGGMQLFKTESSDQSEKIIPKSSDLVKKIVSVYLVLTSACALAYWLAGMTVFDAINHAMATLATGGYSTHDASFGYFGIPAQWVGIVFMMMGALPFIAFIKFSNGHRRAIVDDPQVRTFVRFMVLVIVASAVMLAVDKNINFFTALTYSAFNIVSIVTTTGFASTDYTLWGTGAVAGFFLLTMAGGCAGSTSGAIKTYRFQVLWTIMRAQLLKLNSPNRVIVLKYHGTKMPDELPVSVLAFLAAFFASIAIVTLLLAMMGLDFVTALSAAATAITNVGPGFGDIIGPSGNFASLPDAAKWLLSFTMLLGRLEIFTLFMLFDPHFWRT from the coding sequence ATGAAATCAACCGTTTCCTTCCGCCCGCTCTTTCATGTTCTTGGTATTTTGCTGGTGGTGCTGGCAGGCACCATGATGATACCTGCGACGGTAGAAGCCTACATGACAGGCACAGTACCGCTGGAATTTTTGTTTTCTGCGGCGATCACAGGTGTGCTGGGCGTATTATTTATTCTGGCTATGCGTGATAATAAAAGCTTTAGTCTTGATTTGAAACAGGCGTTTCTTTTAACCGCTTTAAGCTGGGTCATTTTACCGGTTTTTGCGGCCTTGCCCCTTATGGGGCTTGGTTTAGAAACAGATGCCGGCTTGTCTTATACAGATGCGGTATTTGAAACTGTTTCGGGGCTTACAACAACAGGGTCTACAGTTATTACAGGGCTTGATCAGCTTTTGCCCGGGCTTTTACTGTGGCGATCGCTGCTGAACTGGGTTGGCGGTATCGGTATTATCGTGATGGCGATTATTTTGCTGCCGTTCCTGCGCATCGGCGGTATGCAGCTTTTTAAAACTGAAAGCTCTGATCAGTCAGAAAAAATCATCCCGAAATCAAGCGACCTTGTTAAAAAAATTGTCAGTGTTTATCTGGTGTTAACGTCCGCCTGCGCTCTTGCTTACTGGCTTGCAGGCATGACGGTTTTTGATGCTATCAACCACGCTATGGCAACCCTTGCGACCGGGGGCTATAGCACACACGATGCGTCGTTTGGCTATTTTGGTATACCAGCCCAGTGGGTTGGAATTGTTTTCATGATGATGGGTGCTTTGCCGTTCATTGCGTTTATAAAGTTTTCCAATGGCCACCGCAGGGCAATTGTGGATGACCCACAAGTGCGCACTTTTGTGCGCTTTATGGTGCTGGTGATTGTGGCTTCTGCGGTAATGCTGGCGGTGGATAAAAACATTAACTTTTTTACGGCTCTTACATACTCGGCTTTTAACATTGTCTCTATTGTTACCACGACGGGTTTTGCCTCAACAGACTATACCTTGTGGGGCACCGGTGCTGTTGCCGGGTTTTTCCTGCTTACAATGGCGGGGGGCTGTGCTGGTTCAACATCAGGTGCGATCAAAACCTACAGGTTTCAGGTGCTGTGGACCATTATGAGGGCCCAGTTACTCAAGCTTAACAGCCCAAACCGGGTTATTGTTTTGAAATATCACGGTACTAAAATGCCAGATGAACTGCCGGTTTCTGTGCTGGCTTTTCTTGCAGCGTTTTTTGCCTCTATTGCTATTGTTACCCTGCTGCTTGCCATGATGGGGCTTGATTTTGTAACGGCCCTGAGTGCCGCCGCCACAGCGATAACCAACGTTGGCCCCGGTTTTGGGGATATTATCGGCCCGTCAGGCAACTTTGCAAGTTTGCCCGACGCTGCCAAATGGCTGCTCAGCTTCACCATGTTGCTCGGCAGGCTCGAAATTTTCACGCTTTTCATGCTGTTTGACCCCCACTTCTGGCGCACATAG